In Bombina bombina isolate aBomBom1 chromosome 6, aBomBom1.pri, whole genome shotgun sequence, a single genomic region encodes these proteins:
- the GTF2A2 gene encoding transcription initiation factor IIA subunit 2, with protein MAYQLYRNTTLGNSLQESLDELIQSQQINPQLALQVLLQFDKAINSALAQRVRNRVNFRGSLNTYRFCDNVWTFVLNDVEFREVTDLVKVDKVKIVACDGKNTGSNTAE; from the exons ATGGCTTACCAACTGTACAGGAATACCACATTGGGCAATAGTCTTCAGGAGAGCCTTGATGAGTTAATACAG TCTCAACAGATAAATCCACAACTTGCTCTTCAAGTACTTCTGCAATTTGACAAAGCTATTAATTCAGCATTGGCACAGAGAGTGAGGAACCGAGTAAACTTCAGG GGTTCATTAAACACGTATCGATTTTGTGATAATGTCTGGACCTTTGTGCTGAATGATGTAGAGTTCAGAGAAGTGACTGACTTGGTTAAGGTGGATAAAGTAAAAATTGTGGCATGTGATGGCAAAA